A section of the Macadamia integrifolia cultivar HAES 741 chromosome 9, SCU_Mint_v3, whole genome shotgun sequence genome encodes:
- the LOC122087888 gene encoding uncharacterized protein LOC122087888 produces MICRGVYLIMAFSGGGTVNFPFNIHTEKRNKNPINSNCSVAGNPSTQPWLQPQQQFLPQSFSLLSVSLFFCDVSASVLKGNGDLIQQTCKKTDNYTLCVSLLQSDPRTALKSNLNGLLNIFIDIAIKKAASNKLYVDRLLKAAKDEEFKQFLDLCKNGYVHSISHLRKTLPELKSKTYRALQDDLFDARLAGEQCVFSGPICNVKLYSRNEDFDHLCNFGLKVVDLIYPLIDPNHKPLLV; encoded by the coding sequence ATGATATGCAGGGGTGTCTatctaataatggcattctctgggggtggcactgtaaattttccttttaatattcatacggaaaaaagaaacaaaaaccctataaaTTCAAACTGTTCTGTAGCTGGCAACCCATCAACCCAACCATGGCTTCAGCCCCAACAGCAGTTTCTTCCTCAATCCTTTTCTTtactctctgtctctctctttttctgtgATGTTTCTGCATCAGTTCTGAAGGGCAATGGAGATCTGATTCAACAAACGTGTAAGAAGACAGACAACTACACACTTTGTGTATCTCTGCTTCAATCTGATCCTCGCACTGCATTGAAGTCCAACCTCAATGGCCTTCTTAATATTTTCATCGACATTGCGATCAAGAAGGCAGCTAGTAACAAATTGTACGTCGACAGACTACTTAAGGCCGCGAAAGACGAAGAATTCAAGCAATTTCTTGATCTATGCAAGAACGGCTATGTGCATAGTATTTCCCATCTTCGAAAAACTTTACCTGAATTGAAATCTAAGACATATAGAGCATTGCAGGATGATTTGTTTGACGCTCGATTGGCTGGTGAACAATGCGTATTTTCAGGTCCCATCTGTAATGTGAAATTGTATAGCAGAAATGAAGATTTTGATCACTTGTGTAACTTTGGTTTGAAGGTTGTGGATCTCATTTATCCTCTCATTGATCCAAACCATAAGCCTCTTTTGGTTTAA
- the LOC122089358 gene encoding uncharacterized protein LOC122089358 gives MAMQAGMGFSKILILVGAGYTGSILLSKGRLSELLGELQDLVKGLEKSGDPSNADSEYSDAIAAQVRRLAMEVRQLASSRQITVLNGNGSQIGNMTSLAMPAVALGALGYGYMWWKGLSFSDFMYVTKSHMANAVSSMTNHLEQLTNALAAAKRHLTQRIENLDGKLDDQKEMSKLIKDEVTEVRANLGQIGYDLGSLQEMIHGLDGKILTLEDKQDIANAGVWYLCQFVGQKDPKMTDFFKALPEPPSRARGFITQSGTQGLKQIMDSIATDKTGKTDAAMQTGMDRFESNPRSVTRTASIKGF, from the exons ATGGCCATGCAAGCTGGGATGGGCTTCTCTAAGATCCTGATTTTGGTCGGAGCAG GGTATACTGGTTCGATATTGTTGAGCAAGGGTCGTTTGTCGGAATTATTGGGCGAGCTACAG GATCTGGTGAAAGGATTGGAGAAATCTGGAGATCCGTCAAATGCCGACTCTGAGTATTCTGATGCCATTGCTGCCCAG GTGCGCAGGCTAGCAATGGAGGTCCGACAACTCGCATCATCACGCCAAATAACTGTTCTAAATGGAAATGGTAGCCAGATAG GAAACATGACATCCTTGGCTATGCCTGCTGTAGCCCTAGGGGCATTGGGCTATGGATACATGTGGTGGAAG GGTTTGTCCTTCTCTGATTTCATGTATGTGACCAAGAGTCACATGGCAAATGCTGTTTCAAGCATGACGAATCATCTAGAGCAATTAACCAATGCTCTTGCG GCTGCTAAGAGGCATTTGACTCAACGGATTGAGAACTTGGATGGGAAATTGGATGATCAAAAGGAGATGTCAAAGTTAATTAAGGATGAG GTAACTGAAGTTCGTGCTAATCTTGGTCAAATTGGCTATGACTTGGGTTCACTACAGGAGATGATTCATGGTCTC GACGGAAAGATTCTAACATTGGAAGACAAACAG GACATTGCAAATGCTGGTGTGTGGTACTTATGCCAATTTGTTGGGCAGAAAGATCCGAAAATGACTGACTTTTTCAAG GCACTTCCTGAACCTCCTAGTCGGGCACGTGGTTTTATCACACAATCAGGGACCCAG GGTCTGAAGCAAATTATGGATAGCATTGCAACAGACAAGACTGGTAAAACTGATGCAGCCATGCAAACTGGAATGGATAGATTCGAAAGCAACCCAAGAAGTGTGACCAG GACTGCCTCAATCAAAGGATTCTGA